The Caldicellulosiruptor acetigenus DNA window GCTATGGCATGCTTCATCATATAAAAAGCACCAAAAAAGTTTGTATCAAACACCTTCTTAAGGTCAATCTCATCGATTTCTTCAACCTCACATCTCAAGCCAACTCCTGCGTTGTTAATTAAGAAATCTGCCGTTTTTAGCTCATCTTTTATGGTTTTAAAAGCATCTTCACAATCTTTTTTAAAGCTCACATCAGCCTTTATTAAAAAAAGATTTTTCGAAAACTTTATTAGCTCATTCTGAAGCCCTTTTAAAGACTCTTCTGACCTTGAAATGGCAACAACCTTTGCATCTTTTTCAAGTAAAATCTTTGTCATTTCCTTTCCAAGACCAGATGTTGCCCCTGTAATGATAACGGTCTTATTTTTCCAGAAATCTTTTTTCATGTTGCACGCCACCTTTGCAATATAATTAAATCTCAATCTCATCTCCCACACCACAAACCTTTAGCTTATTTGGAAGATTGTTGCCAAAATAAATTAATGTCTCTATCCCTGAGCAGTGTAGAGGTACAAGCTTATAGATTCTCTTTTCCTTGAAAAACTGACAAAGCTTTTGCAAATCATCCTGTTGAAAGTCCTTTGAATGAAAACCACCAATAACTGCAAAGATGCTCTGAGAAAAGCATTTCTCCACTTTTTCTACAATATTCTCAATTCCATTGTGACTGCAGCCAACAATCACAGCAATTTTCCCATCTTCCTTTACCACCAGCGACTGCTCTTCTAAAAACAAATCGCTTTGAAATTTGCCATCTTTGAGAATATAAAACTCATTAGATTCCTTACCTGAAGTAGCATTTACCACAAAAATACCATCAAATATCTCATAGACATCTTCATTGACAATCTTAAACCTTGCCATATTAAGCCCTTCAAAATTTTCACCTATAAATTTATACTCCCCTTCTCTTTTTGCAAACTTTTTCTCAAAGAATCCATTATGCACCCAAATACTACAATCTGTTCTTTCAACAAGAAATTTAAGTCCACCTGTGTGGTCATAATGGGCATGGCTTAAAACAATCGCATCAAAATCAAAGCTCACACCCATCTTCTCAATGTTTTTCACAATAGCATTTGTTTGCCCACAGTCAAACAAAATCCTTTTTCCATCTTTTATAATCAAAATCGAAATACCGTGTTCTGCCAAATACCCACCTTTGAACGTCCAGTTGTTGACAAGTATCTTGACTTTCATTCTAAAAAAGCCTCCCTTTCTAATTTGCCATTAGTATTCCTTAAATAAAACATCTTAGTTTGCCCTATGGACAATTTTAAGTCCAAGTAACCGCTGCGCATTCTTCCAAAAAATCTTTTCTTTCTCTTCTTCAGAAAGTCTTAAACTATCTACATACTCAACTTCTCTTTTCTGGTCTTTCCAGGGAGAGTCTGTTGCAAACAAAATCTTATCTATGCCATGTTTTCTGAAAATTTCTTCCGGGCTTTCTATATCAACTTCACCAAAGAAAAAGGATGTATCAAGATACATATCTTCACCTATCAAGCACTCAAGCGTCTCCTCAAAAAACCTATATCCACCCATATGCGCTGCAATTATCTTTGCACCCGAAAAATCTTTTAAAACTCTTTGAAGCCTTTTTGGTGTACAGTGGTAAGGGGGCATAAAAGCCGGGTCAACTCCGCTGTGAAAAAGTATAATCATATCGTTTTTTGCAATAGAATCATAAAAGGGGTACATCTTTTTATCATCAACAAAAAAGTCCTGATAATCTGGATGAAATTTTATTCCTAAAAACCCGTTTTCTTTAAGCCATTTAATTTCTTCTTTGAACTCAGCAAACTCAGGATGAACTGTGCCAAAACAGATTATGTCCTTGTTTTTTTCCATCACAGACAAGGCCCATCTGTTAATTGTCCTTGTTTGCTGAGGTTTTGTCGCAATGGGCAGAACCACGCACATGTCAATTCCAGCTTTTTTAGCAGATTCTTTCAAACCTGACAAAGTACCGTCATGATAATATGGCATACCAGAATTTTGTGAAAGCTTTGACATTGCTCTTGGCGCTAAGTCATCTGGGAAGCAGTGGGTGTGAAAATCTATAATCATGTTCTCTTACTCTCCTTTTTTCTTTCCTAAATTTTTCATTTGATTATTTCAATCATTTTTCATTTTCAGGGGGCTGGAGCGAAAAATTTTCTAAAACTCATCTTTAGTTTTAATATTTTATCATAGTTTTTTTATTAATTCTTCACAAAATTTCTCTTTGTCTTCATCTAAAACTTTATTTAAAATGCTAATTGCTTTTTTTTGCTAATTTGCTAATATGAAAGCAAATGATTAACTTGAGAGGTGACAACAGTTTGTGCAGTATTTAAACTGTAACATGATCTTTTAATCTCATTTTTATAATTTTATTCAATTGTTTAATTTTTTTATATAGTTTTTTAGTTTCTTATCACTTTTCGTTTAAAATCACTATTGTTTTTACCTGTATTTTTCGATATACTGCTGTATTATAATTCCATGATAAATAAAAAACGAATGAAAATAGGGGGTTATGAGGAAAATGAAAAGTATTGTATTAACTTCTAACAATCTTAATTTGACTCTTAAAAATAACTCTTGCCTTCAAAACCTGTCAGCCCAAAAAAGTACAGCAGAGAAAGCTTCAAAGACTTATTCTGGGTCTTTAAACTCAAATCCAGCCCAAAATAACTCTAAAATTTCACCTGCCTATGTTTATGAAAAAGGTTCTTCTGCTAATGAGTTCTATGGTAAAATAGTCTATGCTAAACCAAGTTCAAATTACACTATGCCGTCTTCAAAAAAGTGTTAGTTCCATTCAAAATCCGAATAATAGCAGTAAAATTCTAAATTCGAGTAGCCCAGTTGGAAAAACTAAAACCAGTGAAACAAAAAAATCTGATCCAAGCAATGTAGTATATGCTGTTAAACCCACTTCGACCCCACCAAATCAGGGTGTTACAATAGCAGATATCGAGGCCGGTAAAAAGACCTTGAAATTTGATACACAAACTACTAATAGCTCCGCAGTTAAAAGCGTGCAAGACAGATTAAAAGCATTAGGGTATAGTATAGGCAATGACGCATATGGTACTTTTGGTTCTGGAACC harbors:
- a CDS encoding MBL fold metallo-hydrolase — encoded protein: MKVKILVNNWTFKGGYLAEHGISILIIKDGKRILFDCGQTNAIVKNIEKMGVSFDFDAIVLSHAHYDHTGGLKFLVERTDCSIWVHNGFFEKKFAKREGEYKFIGENFEGLNMARFKIVNEDVYEIFDGIFVVNATSGKESNEFYILKDGKFQSDLFLEEQSLVVKEDGKIAVIVGCSHNGIENIVEKVEKCFSQSIFAVIGGFHSKDFQQDDLQKLCQFFKEKRIYKLVPLHCSGIETLIYFGNNLPNKLKVCGVGDEIEI
- a CDS encoding amidohydrolase family protein; this encodes MIIDFHTHCFPDDLAPRAMSKLSQNSGMPYYHDGTLSGLKESAKKAGIDMCVVLPIATKPQQTRTINRWALSVMEKNKDIICFGTVHPEFAEFKEEIKWLKENGFLGIKFHPDYQDFFVDDKKMYPFYDSIAKNDMIILFHSGVDPAFMPPYHCTPKRLQRVLKDFSGAKIIAAHMGGYRFFEETLECLIGEDMYLDTSFFFGEVDIESPEEIFRKHGIDKILFATDSPWKDQKREVEYVDSLRLSEEEKEKIFWKNAQRLLGLKIVHRAN